In Acidianus brierleyi, one genomic interval encodes:
- a CDS encoding sulfite exporter TauE/SafE family protein, whose product MIDPTFLLELLIASIIAGFIGALTGLGGATVLVPIYTLFLAIPIAYATGASLISTIATSSGAASAYIKDRITNVRIGMSLEIATTAGAIIGSLIAHIVYEDHLEFILFIIFGIVILSSLYPQIEKASLELPRNMKPDWSTRLFQLYGKYYDATLRQIVEYQGVRWWLGEIVMFFAGMVSGLLGIGSGALKVVGMDWAMNLPLKVSTTTSNFMIGVTAATSSSLYWIFGYIEPVLAGVTAIGVLIGSYLGSKALVRIRNVRLRLIFIAILLFLGIDMIIRGVTLWI is encoded by the coding sequence ATGATAGATCCCACATTTTTACTTGAACTACTTATTGCAAGTATAATAGCAGGTTTTATAGGAGCTTTGACCGGTCTAGGAGGAGCGACTGTACTTGTTCCTATATATACATTATTTCTAGCAATTCCTATAGCTTACGCTACAGGAGCCAGCTTAATCTCTACAATAGCTACTTCAAGTGGCGCAGCTAGCGCTTACATAAAAGATCGTATAACTAACGTTAGAATTGGTATGTCTTTAGAAATAGCTACAACTGCAGGTGCAATAATAGGATCTTTAATAGCACATATAGTATATGAAGATCATTTAGAATTTATTCTTTTCATAATATTTGGAATAGTCATTTTATCGTCTTTATATCCTCAAATAGAAAAAGCTTCTCTTGAATTACCGCGTAATATGAAACCAGATTGGAGTACAAGATTATTTCAATTGTATGGTAAATATTATGATGCTACTTTACGTCAAATTGTAGAATATCAAGGAGTTAGATGGTGGTTAGGGGAAATAGTAATGTTTTTTGCGGGAATGGTATCTGGACTTTTAGGTATAGGTTCTGGCGCTTTGAAAGTTGTAGGAATGGATTGGGCAATGAATCTCCCGCTGAAAGTTAGTACTACGACAAGTAACTTTATGATAGGAGTTACGGCGGCAACTAGTAGTTCTTTATACTGGATATTTGGATATATAGAACCCGTTTTAGCAGGGGTTACCGCAATAGGAGTTCTAATTGGTTCATATTTAGGAAGTAAAGCGTTAGTCAGAATAAGAAATGTTAGACTTAGACTCATATTTATTGCAATTTTGTTATTCCTTGGAATAGATATGATAATAAGAGGTGTTACTTTATGGATTTAA
- a CDS encoding DUF1634 domain-containing protein has product MDLNDVIGYALRIGVIISVILIIIGFILLIPNPKFSELESPHSRFNTSVIKPEQVLYGSFKGNGLDLILLGLMVLIATPVLRVILGVIQFTLEKNKIYTVITIIVLFNLLLAIFIIPLIVK; this is encoded by the coding sequence ATGGATTTAAACGATGTTATAGGATATGCCTTAAGGATAGGGGTAATAATTAGTGTTATTCTCATAATAATAGGATTTATCTTATTAATCCCTAATCCTAAATTTTCGGAATTAGAATCTCCCCATTCTCGCTTTAACACTTCAGTAATTAAACCTGAACAAGTCCTTTATGGATCATTTAAAGGTAACGGATTAGATTTGATACTTCTCGGCTTAATGGTATTAATAGCAACTCCAGTTTTACGAGTTATCTTAGGAGTAATTCAATTCACTCTAGAAAAAAATAAAATATATACAGTCATCACAATAATAGTACTTTTTAATTTATTGTTGGCTATATTTATAATCCCACTAATAGTTAAGTAG